From Loxodonta africana isolate mLoxAfr1 chromosome 2, mLoxAfr1.hap2, whole genome shotgun sequence, the proteins below share one genomic window:
- the SUMO3 gene encoding small ubiquitin-related modifier 3 isoform X2, producing MSEEKPKEGVKTENDHINLKVAGQDGSVVQFKIKRHTPLSKLMKAYCERQLEMEDEDTIDVFQQQTGGTWAAGGLLGCSV from the exons ATGTCCGAGGAGAAGCCCAAG GAGGGAGTGAAGACAGAGAATGACCACATCAACCTGAAAGTGGCCGGGCAGGATGGCTCTGTCGTCCAGTTCAAAATCAAGAGGCACACGCCACTGAGCAAGCTGATGAAGGCCTATTGTGAGCGACAG CTGGAGATGGAGGATGAAGACACGATCGACGTGTTCCAGCAGCAGACGGGTGGCACGTGGGCGGCCGGAGGCCTCTTGGGATGCAGTGTCTAG
- the SUMO3 gene encoding small ubiquitin-related modifier 3 isoform X1, producing the protein MSEEKPKEGVKTENDHINLKVAGQDGSVVQFKIKRHTPLSKLMKAYCERQGLSMRQIRFRFDGQPINETDTPAQLEMEDEDTIDVFQQQTGGTWAAGGLLGCSV; encoded by the exons ATGTCCGAGGAGAAGCCCAAG GAGGGAGTGAAGACAGAGAATGACCACATCAACCTGAAAGTGGCCGGGCAGGATGGCTCTGTCGTCCAGTTCAAAATCAAGAGGCACACGCCACTGAGCAAGCTGATGAAGGCCTATTGTGAGCGACAG GGCTTATCCATGAGACAGATTAGATTCAGGTTTGATGGGCAGCCAATTAATGAAACAGACACCCCAGCACAG CTGGAGATGGAGGATGAAGACACGATCGACGTGTTCCAGCAGCAGACGGGTGGCACGTGGGCGGCCGGAGGCCTCTTGGGATGCAGTGTCTAG